A portion of the Oscillospiraceae bacterium genome contains these proteins:
- a CDS encoding LacI family transcriptional regulator, with amino-acid sequence MNDYAKINFSDLVAAKGTYYFLSVAKKVKAITILINANFFSNTFYWGKMLNIIILELKRLNIESFIYILEEDKPVDLSDKRFSSDAFIFIGAKRESAISQITALKKPHIFIDPIKEQAQSTIVSHDNFAAGYKCAKIFYDMGHLTFCFLDADSRSLSYEKRYNGFASFLTQNKIEDFPRISPMTEAKNISDIYNFSDILKLSKRPTAFFCASDFILLSAFSMFKKLNLSVPEDISIISFDNSNPHDIDNISVDSFGISVVNMALTALYILLIYIDSGTISLPMDICIDTILVKRGSVKNPKEVL; translated from the coding sequence ATGAATGATTATGCAAAAATTAATTTTTCAGACCTTGTGGCAGCAAAGGGAACCTACTATTTTTTATCTGTCGCAAAAAAAGTTAAAGCTATCACTATTTTAATAAATGCCAATTTTTTCTCGAACACTTTTTATTGGGGCAAAATGCTGAATATTATTATCCTTGAGCTTAAAAGACTCAATATAGAAAGCTTCATATATATATTGGAAGAGGATAAGCCTGTTGACCTTTCGGATAAAAGGTTTTCTTCAGATGCTTTTATATTTATAGGCGCAAAAAGAGAATCAGCTATATCTCAGATAACAGCTTTAAAAAAACCGCATATATTTATAGACCCCATAAAAGAGCAAGCTCAGAGCACTATCGTTTCTCACGATAATTTTGCAGCAGGCTATAAATGCGCAAAAATATTTTATGATATGGGGCACCTTACCTTTTGCTTTTTGGACGCTGATTCCAGGTCCTTGAGCTACGAAAAGCGTTACAACGGATTTGCCAGCTTTCTTACTCAGAATAAAATCGAGGACTTTCCCCGTATTTCACCTATGACGGAGGCTAAGAACATCTCCGACATTTACAATTTTTCAGATATTTTAAAACTGAGCAAAAGGCCTACGGCGTTTTTTTGCGCTTCCGACTTCATTTTGCTCTCTGCCTTTTCAATGTTTAAAAAGCTTAACCTTTCAGTCCCCGAGGACATTTCCATTATAAGCTTTGATAATTCCAATCCTCACGATATTGATAACATCTCTGTTGACAGCTTTGGAATTTCAGTTGTAAATATGGCTCTTACTGCCCTTTATATCCTTCTTATTTATATAGATTCAGGTACAATCAGCTTGCCTATGGATATCTGTATAGATACTATCCTTGTAAAAAGAGGTTCTGTGAAAAATCCGAAAGAGGTGCTTTAA